In bacterium, the following are encoded in one genomic region:
- the ribD gene encoding bifunctional diaminohydroxyphosphoribosylaminopyrimidine deaminase/5-amino-6-(5-phosphoribosylamino)uracil reductase RibD has product MPDDIFYMRKVFELAKLGEGFTSPNPMVGAVIVKEGRIVGIGYHKKKGDKHAEIRAIEDAVGHLEGSTLYINLEPCVHHGSTPPCAPVVAQSGIKRVVISNIDPNPLVSGKGVEYLRSKGIEVLTGVLEEEGYFLNRFFFHYMKTGFPYVIGKMALSMDGFIADNSGNSKWITGEDSRKYVHKLRGDVDAIMVGKGTIEKDNPSLLPRLIYSPRVPAKVVVARKPFKNFDYQIFDSEGMVYVLTVKNSEWRVPSDLRANIELVEVGVLENGAIDLREALVALGKRGIQSILCEGGSFLMGELLKLGLVQELVIFYSNLILGSGLKPFGGISLAIDEAIKDFKLFERLSFQNDIMVRFLKND; this is encoded by the coding sequence ATGCCTGACGATATTTTCTATATGAGAAAGGTCTTTGAACTGGCAAAGCTGGGAGAGGGTTTTACTTCTCCTAATCCGATGGTGGGCGCTGTGATTGTTAAAGAAGGTAGGATCGTCGGTATCGGATATCACAAGAAAAAAGGCGACAAGCATGCTGAGATAAGGGCGATAGAAGATGCGGTAGGACATTTGGAAGGTTCCACCCTATACATCAATCTGGAACCTTGTGTTCATCACGGTTCTACGCCACCTTGTGCACCAGTGGTTGCTCAGTCAGGGATTAAAAGAGTGGTGATCTCCAATATTGATCCCAATCCGCTCGTTAGCGGAAAAGGAGTCGAATATTTGAGGAGCAAGGGTATAGAGGTCCTCACAGGGGTTCTTGAAGAAGAAGGGTATTTTCTCAACCGATTTTTCTTTCATTACATGAAGACTGGCTTTCCATACGTAATTGGAAAGATGGCTTTGAGTATGGATGGATTCATTGCAGACAATAGCGGAAATTCAAAATGGATTACCGGTGAAGATTCCAGAAAGTATGTACATAAGTTAAGGGGAGATGTTGATGCCATAATGGTCGGGAAAGGCACCATTGAAAAAGACAATCCTTCTCTTCTGCCACGACTTATATATTCCCCCAGAGTACCTGCAAAGGTTGTTGTCGCAAGGAAACCCTTCAAGAATTTTGATTACCAGATTTTTGATTCTGAGGGGATGGTTTATGTCCTGACTGTGAAGAATTCAGAATGGCGAGTTCCATCAGATTTAAGGGCAAACATAGAACTCGTTGAAGTTGGTGTATTAGAAAACGGTGCCATTGATCTGAGGGAGGCTCTTGTTGCTCTTGGAAAGAGAGGAATTCAATCTATTCTCTGTGAGGGAGGGAGTTTTCTCATGGGAGAACTCTTAAAGCTTGGGCTTGTTCAAGAGTTGGTTATTTTCTATTCAAATCTGATTCTTGGAAGTGGATTGAAGCCCTTTGGTGGCATTTCCTTAGCAATAGATGAGGCGATTAAAGATTTTAAGCTCTTTGAGCGGTTAAGTTTCCAGAATGACATTATGGTGAGGTTTTTAAAAAATGACTGA
- the tmk gene encoding dTMP kinase — protein MGRWGFFITIEGPEGSGKSTLTEGILNFLKEKGFDVVYTREPGGTPLGERIRDVILNSVESMDSYTEVFLFLAARRENVIRNILPALRDGKVVVCDRYADSTIAYQGYGRGLPIKLLRRLNKLATGGIKPDITLFIDVEPLKGLQRINGKEFDRIEREDLRFHQRVREGYLKIAKIAGKRVKILDGTLPPNELLEKAIGLIKARMQEKKKIRGVMI, from the coding sequence ATGGGTAGATGGGGTTTCTTTATAACCATCGAGGGGCCGGAAGGTAGTGGAAAGAGCACATTAACCGAAGGAATATTGAATTTTCTTAAAGAAAAAGGTTTTGACGTTGTATATACTCGAGAGCCTGGTGGTACTCCCTTAGGTGAGCGCATAAGAGATGTGATCCTCAATAGCGTTGAAAGTATGGACTCTTACACTGAAGTATTTTTGTTCCTTGCGGCGCGAAGGGAAAATGTTATAAGAAATATTCTGCCTGCATTAAGGGACGGTAAGGTGGTTGTTTGCGATAGATATGCCGACTCTACCATAGCGTATCAGGGATATGGGAGAGGCCTTCCTATTAAGCTACTTCGGAGATTAAATAAACTGGCAACTGGCGGAATAAAGCCCGACATTACTCTTTTTATTGACGTGGAGCCCTTGAAGGGTTTACAAAGGATTAATGGAAAAGAGTTTGATAGAATAGAAAGGGAAGACCTTCGGTTTCATCAAAGGGTTAGGGAGGGTTACCTTAAAATTGCCAAAATCGCCGGCAAAAGGGTTAAAATATTGGATGGCACGCTCCCGCCGAATGAGCTTTTAGAGAAAGCCATTGGTTTGATAAAAGCAAGAATGCAAGAAAAGAAAAAAATAAGAGGTGTTATGATATGA
- a CDS encoding CDP-alcohol phosphatidyltransferase family protein, translated as MNEEVKKTARNVLSPLVKVAIKLNISPNAVTLVGLGITLFASYLYAKGNFRVAGLILALAGLCDAIDGEVARKANRVSKFGAFFDSTVDRFEEFFVYGGILYYYSLVKVNALLSIITYIVLLGSIMTSYIRARAEGVGFSPTSGPMDRPGRYIYLVLFSIIAGSSVVFDIAMGFLLILVYLTVINRFKEFRDLINKEGNNG; from the coding sequence GTGAATGAAGAGGTGAAAAAAACAGCGAGAAATGTGCTTTCTCCATTGGTTAAAGTTGCAATCAAGCTCAATATAAGCCCTAATGCTGTTACTTTAGTCGGTTTAGGTATTACTCTCTTTGCATCTTATTTGTATGCCAAGGGCAATTTTAGAGTGGCGGGTCTTATCCTTGCCCTTGCCGGTTTATGTGATGCTATTGATGGCGAAGTTGCAAGGAAGGCTAATAGAGTAAGCAAGTTTGGTGCGTTTTTTGATTCCACCGTTGATAGATTTGAAGAATTTTTTGTCTACGGGGGGATTTTATACTATTATTCGCTGGTTAAAGTCAATGCCCTCCTTTCAATAATTACCTATATTGTTTTGCTTGGTTCAATAATGACAAGCTACATAAGGGCAAGAGCGGAGGGAGTAGGTTTCTCTCCCACCTCGGGACCAATGGATAGACCCGGTCGATACATTTACCTCGTCTTATTTTCTATTATTGCGGGTAGTAGTGTGGTTTTTGACATTGCCATGGGATTTTTGTTGATTTTGGTCTATTTGACTGTAATTAATAGATTTAAAGAATTCAGGGATTTGATAAACAAGGAGGGAAATAATGGGTGA
- a CDS encoding S41 family peptidase has product MRFRKALVLAAVVFLSVLLGYGIGVCKERASLRTMMQIYSNVLTYIQMFYVEERNPSELVENSIKGMVGALDPFSEFLNPEESEEFSIATTGKFGGIGAQIGIRDNWVTIIAPIEGTPAYRAGLIAGDRIVEIDGKSTEGMKVNDAVKLLRGEPGTVVRIKIYRPISQKEFSIELVRDTIFIDPIPYYGNLDEKTGYIRVSSFQDGLSKEFSAVLDSLRMKGVNRVIIDLRGNPGGLLNEAVNLLSFFFEPGTLVVFTKGRTPDNNFEYRTVGDGKFRDVPVVVLVDKGSASASEIVAGAFQDWDRGIIIGDTTFGKGSVQRVFKLQEGYELKLTTAKYYTPSGRCIHKSEKVDSLGKDTATYYTKVLKKPLKGGGGISPHIIVKQEVISNFTQEIYPHFFGFAVEYKSKNKVYQGMNSTVISEFKEYLRRNNVKYSDEEFEKNLNQIRRLLDAEISEKYHGTKGRYASLLKDDLTVRRAKEVLKSLNSVKDLRNFISSEL; this is encoded by the coding sequence ATGAGATTCAGAAAAGCTTTAGTTTTGGCAGCTGTAGTGTTTTTATCCGTACTCCTCGGTTATGGCATAGGTGTTTGCAAGGAAAGAGCTTCTCTTCGAACGATGATGCAAATTTATTCCAACGTCCTTACTTATATCCAGATGTTCTATGTGGAGGAAAGAAATCCATCAGAACTTGTTGAAAATAGTATCAAAGGTATGGTTGGTGCCCTTGACCCCTTCTCCGAGTTTCTTAATCCTGAAGAAAGTGAGGAATTTTCTATTGCTACAACGGGGAAATTTGGTGGTATCGGTGCTCAAATTGGTATAAGAGATAATTGGGTCACCATTATTGCACCAATTGAGGGAACACCAGCTTACCGGGCTGGGCTAATTGCAGGTGATCGCATCGTAGAGATTGATGGTAAATCCACTGAGGGGATGAAGGTAAACGATGCCGTTAAACTTTTAAGGGGAGAACCTGGTACGGTTGTGAGGATTAAAATTTATAGACCAATTAGTCAAAAGGAGTTTTCAATAGAACTGGTTAGGGACACAATTTTTATCGACCCGATCCCCTACTATGGAAATTTGGATGAAAAAACTGGTTACATCAGGGTATCGAGCTTCCAGGACGGTCTTTCCAAGGAATTTTCAGCAGTTCTTGATTCACTGAGAATGAAGGGCGTAAATAGAGTGATTATTGACCTTAGAGGCAATCCCGGTGGTTTGTTAAATGAAGCAGTTAATCTTCTCAGCTTTTTCTTTGAGCCAGGAACCCTTGTGGTTTTTACTAAGGGGAGAACACCTGATAACAACTTTGAGTATAGAACCGTTGGGGATGGAAAGTTCAGAGATGTTCCAGTGGTTGTCTTAGTGGATAAAGGTTCTGCGAGTGCAAGCGAAATTGTGGCGGGAGCGTTCCAGGATTGGGACAGGGGTATTATTATAGGTGATACGACCTTTGGAAAGGGATCGGTTCAGAGGGTTTTTAAACTTCAGGAAGGGTATGAGTTGAAATTAACGACAGCCAAGTACTATACACCTTCTGGACGTTGTATTCATAAGTCGGAGAAGGTTGATTCTTTGGGGAAGGATACCGCCACCTACTACACAAAGGTCCTTAAAAAGCCATTAAAGGGTGGAGGAGGTATTTCGCCTCACATTATTGTAAAACAAGAAGTAATATCCAATTTTACTCAGGAAATCTACCCGCACTTTTTTGGCTTTGCCGTTGAATATAAGTCTAAGAACAAAGTTTACCAGGGGATGAACAGTACAGTTATCAGTGAGTTTAAGGAATACTTAAGAAGGAACAATGTGAAGTATTCCGATGAAGAATTTGAAAAGAATCTTAACCAGATAAGGCGGCTATTAGATGCAGAAATTTCAGAGAAGTATCATGGGACGAAGGGAAGGTATGCCAGCCTTTTAAAAGATGATTTGACTGTCAGGAGAGCTAAGGAAGTTCTTAAAAGTTTAAACTCTGTAAAAGATTTGAGAAATTTTATTTCCTCAGAATTGTAA
- a CDS encoding DUF4416 family protein, whose product MGEVKTPEEVLLFSGIISQEENIAKLGEILNPIGEIDFVSEVLPFDNFTDYYAEEMGKGLLRCWVLFKGIKPLEDLHKVKLLSNEIENRFSVSGKRTINIDPGYITLSNVVLFTTKNYSHRIYISDGIYAEVTLVFSKKEGFKELPWTYPDYKTQAAKDFFKKAREKLKLYRIY is encoded by the coding sequence ATGGGAGAAGTCAAAACTCCAGAGGAGGTACTACTCTTCAGTGGTATCATTTCCCAAGAGGAAAACATTGCGAAGCTTGGAGAGATACTGAACCCCATAGGTGAAATTGATTTCGTATCTGAAGTGTTACCCTTCGACAATTTTACTGATTATTACGCTGAGGAAATGGGCAAAGGACTTTTAAGATGCTGGGTCTTATTTAAGGGAATTAAGCCCTTAGAGGACCTTCACAAAGTAAAACTACTCTCCAATGAAATAGAAAACAGATTCTCAGTCTCCGGAAAGCGAACGATCAACATTGACCCCGGTTATATAACCCTCTCCAATGTGGTCCTTTTTACCACTAAAAACTACTCCCACAGGATTTACATATCTGATGGGATTTACGCAGAAGTAACCCTGGTATTCTCAAAGAAGGAAGGTTTTAAAGAGCTCCCCTGGACTTATCCAGATTATAAAACCCAAGCTGCAAAAGATTTCTTCAAAAAAGCCCGCGAGAAGCTTAAACTCTACCGAATTTACTAA
- a CDS encoding small multi-drug export protein, with protein MTEKIISYMSNFITSKELLVFVVSMLPIVELRGAIPLAVFQYNFPLYKAFTLSVVGNVLITVPLVFLIGFAEEHFRKFAFLSKLMDKILAKANKHKGYIEKYEFLGLFLFVAIPLPGTGAWTGALIAYLLSMNKWFAFSSISLGVLVAGILVSFFTSFGFLKGLLVAVSTLFVVNKVVSYFLDRFYKKA; from the coding sequence ATGACTGAAAAAATAATATCTTACATGTCAAATTTTATTACAAGTAAGGAGTTGCTGGTATTTGTTGTGTCAATGCTTCCTATAGTGGAGCTAAGAGGTGCAATTCCACTTGCCGTTTTTCAGTATAATTTCCCTCTTTATAAGGCTTTCACTCTTTCCGTAGTCGGAAACGTTTTAATTACCGTGCCCCTTGTATTTCTGATAGGCTTTGCAGAAGAACATTTTAGGAAATTTGCTTTTTTAAGTAAATTAATGGATAAAATTTTGGCAAAGGCAAATAAACATAAGGGATACATTGAAAAGTATGAGTTTCTTGGCCTTTTTCTTTTCGTTGCTATCCCCTTACCTGGAACGGGAGCTTGGACTGGGGCGTTAATTGCTTACCTTTTGTCAATGAATAAATGGTTTGCCTTTTCCTCGATCTCTCTCGGTGTTTTGGTAGCCGGGATTTTGGTTAGTTTTTTCACTTCCTTTGGGTTTTTAAAAGGATTGCTGGTAGCGGTTTCTACATTATTTGTGGTTAATAAAGTGGTTTCTTATTTTCTGGATAGATTTTACAAAAAGGCTTAA
- a CDS encoding inositol-3-phosphate synthase — protein MGEIRVAIIGVGNCASSLVQGVYYYRNAKPGDFIPGIMHVELGGYHISDIKFVAGVDINITKVGKDLSEAIFAEPNCTYKFTDVPKLNAKVYRGMTHDGIGKYLENIIVKAPGPTDDLVKIFKDLGVDVVVNFLPVGSEEATKWYVEQAIQAGAAFVNGIPVFLASSPYWQKRFEEAGLPVLGDDIKSQVGATIVHRVLTQLFIDRGVKLERTAQLNVGGNTDFLNMLERERLASKKVSKTNAVRSLLPYDIGDENIYIGPSDYVAWLKDRKWAYIRLEGRTFGDVPLNIELKLEVWDSPNSAGVMIDAIRCAKIAKDRGLKGAIVEPSSYFFKTPPQQFPDWKARELTEEWIRKYGHGEVKENS, from the coding sequence ATGGGTGAAATCCGGGTTGCCATAATTGGCGTCGGGAACTGCGCCTCCAGTTTGGTTCAGGGTGTATATTATTATAGAAATGCAAAGCCGGGTGATTTTATTCCAGGAATCATGCACGTTGAGCTTGGTGGTTACCACATTAGTGACATCAAATTTGTCGCGGGTGTTGATATCAACATTACCAAGGTTGGAAAGGATTTGTCCGAGGCTATTTTTGCCGAGCCTAACTGTACTTACAAGTTTACTGATGTCCCTAAGCTGAACGCTAAGGTTTACAGAGGAATGACTCACGATGGGATTGGAAAGTATCTTGAAAACATTATCGTTAAAGCCCCTGGTCCTACTGATGATTTAGTTAAGATTTTCAAAGATCTCGGTGTTGACGTCGTCGTAAACTTTTTGCCCGTGGGTTCAGAAGAAGCCACTAAGTGGTATGTGGAACAAGCTATTCAGGCTGGAGCCGCTTTTGTGAATGGTATTCCTGTTTTTCTTGCAAGTTCTCCATATTGGCAGAAAAGATTCGAGGAGGCAGGTCTTCCAGTTTTGGGAGATGATATAAAGTCTCAGGTTGGTGCCACGATAGTGCATAGAGTTCTGACTCAGCTGTTTATTGACAGGGGAGTGAAACTTGAAAGAACCGCGCAGTTAAATGTAGGCGGTAATACGGATTTTCTAAACATGCTTGAAAGAGAAAGGCTTGCTTCCAAGAAGGTTTCTAAAACCAATGCTGTAAGGTCCCTTTTGCCTTACGATATTGGCGATGAAAATATTTACATAGGACCTTCTGACTATGTCGCCTGGTTAAAAGACAGAAAATGGGCCTATATAAGACTTGAAGGAAGAACCTTTGGTGATGTTCCTTTGAACATAGAGCTAAAGCTTGAAGTCTGGGATTCTCCGAATTCTGCGGGAGTCATGATTGATGCAATAAGATGCGCCAAAATTGCGAAGGATAGAGGACTTAAAGGAGCAATAGTTGAGCCATCATCCTACTTTTTCAAGACCCCGCCTCAACAGTTTCCTGATTGGAAGGCAAGGGAGTTGACAGAGGAATGGATAAGAAAGTACGGTCACGGTGAAGTTAAAGAGAATAGTTAA
- the rsmI gene encoding 16S rRNA (cytidine(1402)-2'-O)-methyltransferase has product MQSENGVLFVVSTPIGNLEDITIRALKVLSESDIILCEDTRETLKLLNHYKISGPRLLRYDEHVEAKRIPEVKEYLKSGMKVSLVTNAGTPTIQDPGYRLVRSLRQEGFKVIPVPGPSALIAALSVSGCPTDSFVFYGFLPRKEGKRKRLIQGFIDETRTIIFYESPERIIRTIEELKGFEKLNDRFIFIAREMTKLFEEYIFCRLSDLDVSTLKTKGEFVVIMEGSSE; this is encoded by the coding sequence ATGCAAAGTGAGAATGGAGTTTTATTTGTCGTTTCAACTCCTATAGGTAATTTAGAGGATATTACTATCAGGGCATTAAAAGTTCTCTCAGAGTCAGATATAATACTTTGCGAAGATACAAGGGAAACGCTTAAACTTTTAAATCATTATAAGATTTCGGGTCCAAGGCTTTTGAGGTACGATGAGCATGTTGAAGCGAAAAGAATCCCTGAAGTAAAGGAGTACTTAAAGAGTGGAATGAAAGTTTCCCTTGTAACAAATGCTGGAACCCCAACCATACAAGATCCCGGTTACAGATTAGTGAGGTCCCTAAGGCAGGAAGGATTTAAAGTCATACCGGTTCCTGGCCCTTCTGCTCTTATTGCTGCTCTTTCTGTGTCTGGCTGCCCAACGGATAGTTTTGTCTTTTATGGTTTTCTTCCAAGAAAAGAAGGTAAAAGGAAAAGGCTGATACAGGGTTTCATTGATGAGACGAGGACAATCATTTTTTATGAGTCTCCGGAGCGGATCATAAGAACAATTGAGGAGCTTAAGGGTTTTGAAAAACTTAATGACAGGTTTATATTTATTGCAAGAGAAATGACTAAGTTGTTTGAAGAATATATTTTTTGCAGACTTTCGGATCTTGATGTGAGTACTTTGAAAACAAAGGGTGAGTTTGTAGTTATTATGGAGGGGTCCAGTGAATGA
- a CDS encoding tRNA 4-thiouridine(8) synthase ThiI: protein MAENKVKALALLSGGLDSTLSALIMQKHGVEVKGIVFVTPFSSSEVDLRRVSESKRAYYSKVGIDVDVYEIVEEYFEIVKNPLHGYGKNLNPCVDCKILFLRKTKELLGIYGANFIITGEVLGQRSMSQMLNTLLHIEREAGVEGLVVRPLSGKLLPPTKPELDGIIKREWLMAIKGRGRKEQLELARELGLTEFQQPAGGCLLTVPSFSERLRKVLLRNELDQFHVALIKLGRHFFVNGRRLVIGRNEKENQQILRIASGKLAIFEPISTKGPVAVFESQDLDLESLSTILGIVARYCDEKENVEFFIKLPSGENFSYRIEKSFHPSEVEKFRN, encoded by the coding sequence ATGGCTGAGAACAAAGTAAAAGCTTTGGCACTTTTATCAGGGGGACTTGATTCCACACTTTCAGCATTAATAATGCAAAAGCATGGAGTTGAAGTCAAGGGGATTGTTTTCGTCACTCCCTTCTCTTCCTCTGAGGTGGACCTGAGAAGAGTTTCAGAATCTAAGAGGGCTTATTACAGTAAAGTTGGAATTGATGTTGATGTTTATGAAATTGTTGAGGAATATTTTGAGATTGTAAAAAATCCCCTGCATGGTTATGGTAAAAACCTGAACCCCTGTGTCGATTGTAAAATCTTGTTTCTAAGAAAGACTAAGGAGTTGCTGGGTATATACGGTGCTAATTTTATCATAACTGGTGAAGTTTTGGGGCAGAGGTCGATGTCGCAAATGCTGAATACTTTACTACACATTGAAAGAGAAGCGGGGGTTGAAGGGCTCGTCGTAAGGCCACTCTCGGGGAAATTGTTACCTCCTACAAAGCCTGAGCTGGATGGAATTATAAAAAGAGAATGGCTTATGGCTATAAAGGGAAGAGGGAGAAAAGAACAACTTGAACTGGCGAGGGAATTGGGATTGACAGAATTTCAGCAACCTGCAGGAGGATGTTTGTTAACAGTACCAAGTTTTTCAGAACGCCTTAGAAAGGTTTTGCTTAGAAATGAGCTGGACCAATTTCACGTGGCCCTAATTAAGTTGGGAAGGCATTTCTTTGTAAACGGCAGAAGATTGGTAATAGGTAGAAACGAGAAAGAAAATCAACAGATTTTGAGAATAGCTTCAGGTAAGTTGGCTATTTTTGAGCCCATAAGTACCAAAGGTCCAGTAGCGGTTTTTGAAAGCCAAGATTTAGATTTAGAATCATTAAGTACCATCCTCGGAATTGTAGCGAGGTATTGTGACGAGAAGGAAAATGTTGAATTTTTTATTAAATTGCCCTCAGGGGAAAACTTTAGCTACCGGATTGAAAAATCTTTCCATCCATCAGAAGTTGAAAAATTCAGAAATTAG